GTATACAGATATAAATAGGTTTTAGCGAATAGCTACTTAAATTTATCAAAAAATGAAAGTTAAAGCATCTATTAAGAAAAGAAGTGCTGATTGTAAAGTAATCAGAAGAAAAGGTAAACTTTACGTGATCAATAAAAAGAACCCAAGATTTAAACAAAGACAAGGTTAATAATTATTACTATGGCTAGAATTTCAGGTGTAGATATTCCGGATAACAAACGCGGGGAAGTTTCATTAACTTATATTTACGGTATAGGTAGAAAATCTGCTCAATTTATTTTATCAAAAGCAGGCGTTAATTGGGATAAAAAAGCTAGTGAGTGGACCGAAGAGGAATCAACTGCAATTAGGAATATTATTGGTGCTGAGTTTAAAGTTGAAGGAGTTCTTAAATCAGAAGTTCAACTAAGCATTAAGCGTTTATTGGATATTGGATGTTACAGAGGTCTTAGACATCGTAAAGGACTTCCAGTAAGAGGGCAAAGAACTAAAAATAACTGCCGTACTCGTAAAGGTAAACGTAAAACAGTAGCTAACAAGAAGAAAGCTACTAAATAATAAATAAATATCTAGATAGATAAATATATGGCTCAACAACAACAAGCAGGCAAAAGAAAGGATAAAGCCAAAAAGAGAGTAGTAGTTGTAGAATCTACAGGTCAGGCTCATATTAAGGCTAGCTTTAATAATATCATTATTTCCATTACTAATAATGCAGGCCAAGTAATTTCTTGGGCATCTGCAGGAAAAATGGGTTTTAAAGGTTCTAAGAAGAATACTCCTTATGCTGCTCAGGTAGCTGCTCAGAATTGTGCCCAGGTTGCATTTGATTTAGGATTAAGAAAGGTTGAGGTTTTTGTTAAAGGACCTGGCTCTGGAAGAGAATCTGCAATCAGAACTATTCAAAATGCTGGTATCGAAGTATCGATTATAAAAGATGTAACTCCTCTGCCTCATAATGGATGCAGACCTCCAAAGAAAAGAAGAGTTTAATTACAGTTTAAAGGTTAAGTCCTTTTACTTTTAAGAATTTAAATAAAATAATTGTTCAGAAATGGCAAGATATACAGGCCCGAAAACAAAAATTTCAAGAAAGTTCGGTGAACCAATCTTAGGAGCAAGTAAGGCTCTACAAAAGAAGAGCTATCCTCCTGGAATGCACGGTAGAGGAAGAAGAAAAAAGCAGTCTGAGTATGCGGTTCAGCTTGCAGCAAAACAAAAAGCAAAGTATACTTATGGTGTTTTAGAGAGACAATTCTCTAATACATTTGATAAAGCTGCTAGAATGGGTGGTGTTACTGGTGAAAACTTGCTTAAACTTCTTGAATCAAGACTTGACAATGTTATCTATAGATTAGGGATAGCACCGTCAAGAAGGGCAGCTAGACAGCTTGTATTACATCATCATATAGTTGTTAATGGGGAGGTTGTTAATATTCCTAGTTACTCTATGAAACCTGGTGATATAGTAGCTG
The Sporocytophaga myxococcoides DSM 11118 genome window above contains:
- the rpsM gene encoding 30S ribosomal protein S13, coding for MARISGVDIPDNKRGEVSLTYIYGIGRKSAQFILSKAGVNWDKKASEWTEEESTAIRNIIGAEFKVEGVLKSEVQLSIKRLLDIGCYRGLRHRKGLPVRGQRTKNNCRTRKGKRKTVANKKKATK
- the rpsK gene encoding 30S ribosomal protein S11; this translates as MAQQQQAGKRKDKAKKRVVVVESTGQAHIKASFNNIIISITNNAGQVISWASAGKMGFKGSKKNTPYAAQVAAQNCAQVAFDLGLRKVEVFVKGPGSGRESAIRTIQNAGIEVSIIKDVTPLPHNGCRPPKKRRV
- the rpsD gene encoding 30S ribosomal protein S4, giving the protein MARYTGPKTKISRKFGEPILGASKALQKKSYPPGMHGRGRRKKQSEYAVQLAAKQKAKYTYGVLERQFSNTFDKAARMGGVTGENLLKLLESRLDNVIYRLGIAPSRRAARQLVLHHHIVVNGEVVNIPSYSMKPGDIVAVREKSKSLEVITASLSAKGGKKFAWFEWDSNTMTGKYINYPQREEIPENIQEQLIVELYSK
- the ykgO gene encoding type B 50S ribosomal protein L36; translated protein: MKVKASIKKRSADCKVIRRKGKLYVINKKNPRFKQRQG